gttcttagattgtagactctatatgctttaccaacagcatatccaacaaaaattccttcatctactttagcatcaaacttcccattttaatcagtttgatttcttagaatataacatttacaaccaaagacatgaagaaaattcagaattggcttcttgttcttgaacaaatgatagggagtcatgcatcttgcttgattaatcagagaaatgttatgagtgtagcatgcagtattaacagcttcagcccagaaatatgttggtagtttagattcttcaagcattgtccttgcagcttcaataagtgatatgttcttcctttccactactccattctgttgtggagcccttgctgctgaaaactcatgcagaatcctgttttcctcacaaaatgctctcatgacagaattcttgaactcagttccattgtcactcctgattcttctaactttgaaatcaggatgattgttgacttgccttatgtgattgatgatgatttcactagcctcatctttagactttaagaaatatgtccaagagaactttgagaaatcatctacaattactaggcaaaatcttttccttgagattgataatacattgactggtccaaacagatccatgtgaagcagttgcaaatgctcttcaattgctgaatcaagtttctttttgaatgatgctttaatctgcttccctttttggcaggcatcacacagtccatcctttatAAACTCCAATAGAAGAATACCTCTTACTAGTTCCTTTTTTACCAgatcattcatggtcttgaagtttaaatgggatagcttcttgtgtcatatccaactttcatcttgacttgctttactgagaagacaagttacagattctgctttagttgagttgaagtcagctaggtacacatttcctcttctcacaccagtgagaactactttgttgctttgattattagtcacaacacaggcttctttgttgaaggttactgaattgcctttgtcacaaagctggctgatactcaacagattgtgtttgagaccatccactaaggcaacctcttcaatgatgacattgtcctttgaaatcaagccatatcccacagtataacccttgttgtcatctccaaaagtaatacttgggccaactctctccttaaactctatgaGCAGAGTAGAATCatcagtcatgtgtcttgaacaaccactatccaagtaccaaagattccttctgtttccctgcacacatcaaaatcaaatcaagttgattttggtacccaagtttctttgggtcctgccttgttagctttcttcttctatttcttaggtcttatctcatttgacttaggaatttcagattcttcattagtcaattgggttgtacctttgaaaccactaaatgcaacagaattatcatgcatattatgactaacaggaaatggcatgcttggtgtaaacatgttattctagtaaggcatgctaaacggcatttgaggcatactgtatgcagcataatatggattaggtgcaaatggcatattagcaaactgtgcattcatattttgtgtaggcataacattaataggcatgggaggcatgacattcatgttgggaaattgagactgaacaaaCATGGGAGTATGCATggtagatttgcaattaacagacaaatgatttacactaccatacttgacacagatttttctaggagcatatttatcaggtgtgtagttattgtgtttgttgatccctactttaccattcctattatttttccttttagtctctgtttttatctcaattttctcaagtctgtcacttaactgtttgacagtcatgtgaccaacattagcctttttcccttccttagcttgacttgactctcctgaaacaaagttcttggaaacagacccatacttctcatttagcttgattagtttggctttgctaatggggttgctcacagccgacggatgaggattttcatctttcgacggataacactttttgttatccgactgatagtcctcatcatccgtcgagtctacatctgtcagcaaaccatctaccaaaataggttctagtttctctttattctttttccaggcttcatcacaaaatgactcaattccttgaactttggtgatttgagcatggacatccctggatgttttccatgctttaatcacctcttgttcacgctcgagctacttctttaaaatctcttcctttttcaaggactcagttaattcctctttggcaatcttacactcaattttgagtttctcaaactcaacaaactgagactcaagcacattattcctctcacttaaaaacaagttgttttctttgattttaacattttctttagtaagagacttaagtgtaacacgcaaatgatacaattctgtagacatgtcatttatggcatcattacactcaactttagataaatgtgcaaggtttgtagtgattacctgattgcttgaggaacttgtctctgtttcatcagacttggccattagggctagattgacataactgacatcttcatcttcatccaaaccatctactgcccagtcattctcttgtgtaatgaaagccctttccttttgtttgagtagatcaaagtatttttgcttatattccacagactcaaaccttttcttactggaatctgactttctacactcatttgcaaaatgtcctgccaagccacatttgaaacatttgaattttgacttatccaccatgtttctatttggcttggctgctccaaagttctttttgaacttgagcttggcaaatctcctggaaagaaatgctaggtgcccatcaatgtcctccatgtcaatcttcactttctgctgctagccccttacccttattctcatAGACCTTTGAtgttgattctacagcttccatcttcacttccttctccttttccaaatcatcaactagtgcaatggatcctcctttcttctttcctctctccatcctttcatcctgctttatctcaagctcataggtcttcaggtTGCCATACAGTCTCTTCAAAGTAAACtttttataatcttgtgagtttcttaatgagactgtcattggttttcattcctttggaggagatctaaggaatttcagattagagcctttagtctgatagactcttccatgcaacttaagagcatttagtagtttttggaatctactaaagatgtcagtgagtgactcactttcttcattgtgaaaatgctcatattgctgaatcaggagctgcgttttattttctctaacttgctcagtgccatcacaaattatctgtatagtatcccagacttccttggcagttttgcagtttataatattgtcaaacatgtctgcatcaacttcattgaacagaatgttcatggtctttttatccttcctgacttgttcaatgtcaggatcagaccattcatgtcttggtttgggaacagatggctcgtttccaattgcagctctcattggaacatgaggacctctttctatgcagtccacataggcctcatcttgagaaagcatatgaagatgcatctttaccttccaatgatggtaattatctttatcaagaaaaggaatcttgactccaacgtctttcttattcatcttgctgaattgttttgatctttaaactctttgtagattaagagcttgctctgataccaattgttagtcccttaacaatatagcaagaattacagaaggggggttgaatggaattcgtgaacctttttctcgaaataaaaatgttcaactcgaatatagatataatgttttgattagcacaatgcggaatagaaacttaattgaatcaaaacataagtaattaaaaacaagagtctttaaaaactttctggtggatttaaacaattccaccagagatatatattatatatcgagaggactctgtgtgcaagaatgttcacagctgcttacaaattgaattgctgagaatacagggaaatgctaataattctgcttacaaagatttctctatttttgtgtttctcacacttttctatttgctacgttcttggtttatatattatcaagattacaaagtcaaaaagactaaacaaatataaatactatcagtcttaagctttgctgctttttgtcctctattacccggttaatgggcttccacagtagatttgtatacatctcgatggctgtgctcagctttcactgttcaactgctgtttgaattctttattagttgagtacatgatcatccgtcgggttgttgatcatccgtcggttgctttgtaggttatccgtcgggtagcaaacaagcatatgacttcatttcacttatacagaattaaaagacatcatttatgtacaattgaTCAACCTAtcctgcatatctagttaaagtcaatatgacttatatgctactacagattctatacaaaggtgtgtacataactgtgctacagacttattattacataagctactcactcgatggataataagttaacatccgtcgagactataatgagttatccgtcgggactataattcttatccgtcgagtgctacattatttcactaagtaaaatccacttagatgttttgtttatgaaatcatcaagtacacaacatatgcacaacactATGTAATCAATGAAATATCATACAATTACCTTAAAGATTTTATCTTTCACTTTAACATCTCTGATTTCCAAACAAGTTACGCCGTCAATTTCTTCACTCATTTTCTTGATTTGCATATTAAAACAAGAAGAAACAATCTTATCTTGAAGTTTATAAAAAATAGCTCTTGTAAACAAATCAGCAACATCATCTTCAATGATCAGAAACAGTAATTGGCAGACTTGAATTGGACTCATGGTTTAATCAACGAGTTTCATTCCACTACTTATCCATAGCACTTTCAAACCAGCAACCAGAATTCACATAAAGTACTCCCTTATCTATGAAACTGACTAAAGAAAAAATTCTCACTCTCAGAATGCGAGGTAGTTCTCATTAACCCAAACATAGGTTCATCTCGAAAATACGCAGGAATCCAAGACTTTATAACCGAATACATTTTTCCTACCCACTTGTTCCCTTCAAGTTAAATCTTTCATAACTGATAACCACCCTTATTCAAACTCATAAGGCTCAATATTTGAAGACCAGataaatttcttcatcttctccatAAAGTCAGTTTTCTTACACAATCGATTGCCAGGCTGACAAATAAATTACAGCAAATACAAAAATTAAACATTGAAATCACCTCAACAACTTGAAAATGATAAATAAAAGAAGCCAACAAAATCAAACAAAGAAAGTCAGTATTACCAACAAATAATATTATAGAAGTGAAATCAGTGATCATTTTCAAAGAAGATGGTATTGGTTAAAAATATAAATCAATCTAACAAAAACAGTAACAACCAAATGCAATAAATcaccaaaataaaaaaaatataaaaattaacatCTAGCATACCGTAATAGGGAATTTCTGCATAATATGCCACATGCATAAACGATGCTTAGTGGCAGGATATTCATTGGCTGCTTTAAAAACTTCAGGAACAACAGCTTTCATTACAGGACACTGGTCAGTAGCCATAAGAACAGGATTACGCTTCATTGCCTTCAAAAAATGCTGAAACGCCCATGTATAATGACTGATATCCTCCTTAGCAAGAAGACATGCAGCAAATGTGACACATCGATCATGTTTGTCCACACCAATAAAAGGAGCAAATATCATGTTATAGCTGTTAAAATAAACACAAAACGGTCAAAAAAATTCACACAATTAAAAAAAACCTAAATGGTAGAAAATATACCGATTTGTATTAAATATAGCATCAAAGGATACAACATCTTCATAAAATACATAATTTCTTCTAGCAGTAGCATCAACCCAAAAAAGCTTCATCAAATGACCCTCAGGATCAACATCATATGCATAATAAAATGATTCACATGTCTTATGTAAAACTTTAAACTTGTCAAGCAACATCTATGCATCAGCCTCACCAACATAACACTTTAAATCTctattaaaattctgaaaatcttgtACCGAAGCACCAATATTTCCATAACCACCAACCTGTTCCTTCATCAAAGTAAAAGATTTACTAGTACCAATATTCACTTTAGCAATATCAACAACATGTTGGCACATACTATATTTGCTTTCAAAAATTGAAAACCCTCTTCAGAAGCTAACGGATGATTGTGTTTTTCCTCAAACACAGCAACAACATACTTGTCCGGACCAATACGTTCGAAAACACATTTTGCTTTGCATCCGCACCTCCCTGAAACAGTCCTCCTACGCTTAATAGTTTTACTAGAACTTTCATCTGAATTTCTAGGCAGATCATTAAAACCAGCTCTACCACAAACaatatattttctcaaaattattTCATCCCTATCATCTTTCGTTTCAGTACTCAACCGCACATTAAATCCAGACAACCTCCCATATTCCTTGTAAAATTGAATACCTTTTTCCAAACTATCAAAACTCTGATTAACCTCTGGTTTAGAAATATCACCAGTACACTTTGGAATGCAATACTTATGACCACTAGGTGTAATATTAAAGCTCGAAACATAAATTTCACTTTCAGATAAAATGTTACCGCCATCAAGTACATAATCATCTACTAAACGGCTAACATGAGACGAATCACCGCAACTAGAACctaaaatcatataaaaaattcAGTCATAACAAACTAAAATATACTAAAATAACATAATTAACCAAAAATCACTAACAATACACTTGTTTACAATTACTAATAAAAAAGAAACATCAATGATAAAAAACGTACCACAtgtaaaattaattaataaccaCATTATCACTAATAGTAGTCAAATAATCAGTTAAAGCTTAAGACATATGCAAATCTCATTGATTCGCATAAAATTATAATCACTAAAAAACACCAATAATAACTAACAAATTCAAAATATATAAGAAACGAAACTACAAACGCACTATAATCAAAATTAGCTCACAGCACATAATCAATAAAAATACTCGAATAATCACATAAAAAGAGTTTAAGACGCAAGTAATTACCTTGATTCACAGAAATTTTCAACAAATCTGAAGTAATCATGCTTTAGAATACCTACGAAATCAAACGATTATAATCACGAAACAAGATATGAACTTAGTGAGCTCAGTGATAATCACgaaaaataaaaattgaagaaAGATAGAGAATGTACGGGATACGAAAATTGAGAGAGAATTAGAGAGAGAAATAGtagagaaagaaagaatagaaagAAATGACGACCTTGAAATTAATTAGACCATATATATGTCTTAAAGGTTTTGAATTAATGACAAAATTAACGGATCAGATTGAATCTTTGGGAAATAAATAAATGGCTGTGATTTCATTCTACTTTTCATAATAAGAATTATTTTCATTTGAACAATTgtctagatatatatatatatatatttgatatattattagattttaatttacttGATTGATTACTTATATTTTACATTTTAGTTAAGATACTTGTTATAAAAAAAATGCTACAAGtttaatttagaaaataattagtTGATGTTGGGAATCGAACTCAACAACTCCAAGGCAAAAATGAGACTCTCAACCACTTATGCTAGTttttcatttttaacaaaaataaagTTCATTATCAATATTCGCAAGTACCCTACATTCTATTAAACTcttataatttatttgataagtCATAAAGTATAAACGTATTTATTCGATAATTACAAAAAAAACCACTACAAGTTTaatttagaaatatattagttgaAATTTGGAATTGAACTCAACACCTCTAAGTCAAAAGTGAGACTATCAACCACTTATGCTAGGCTTTCATTTtgaacaaaaataaaatttattagtAATATTCGCAAGTACCCTACATTCTGTTAAATTCCCGTTTGCTTTTATAATTTATCTAGTAAGTCAAAAAATTTATTTATACAAAGTACcttaaaatcatatttttaacgattttttttttcaaatttaatcaTAATAGAGAATACATCCTCGTAAAATAAGCATATACacaaaatattataaaataactTATATCAATCTCTTTTTAATACAAATATATTTAATTACATTAAACATGTAATGATGCAAATATTATATTCTACTAAATAACAAATCGCATCATCTATCATATTCAACACGGATATACAAGCTCTTTTTGAAAAGAAAGTAGTATGAATTAAGTTTGTTTgagttaaaatattttatacTCAGATTAACTAATATTAATTTGAGTTTTTGGCTACATATTAAATATGaattaaataattagataaatttATATGCATaatcaaattaatatatataGTAGAGTTAAAATTAtgataatatattttaaaaaaattggatCAAAACGTATAGTTGATTTAACATATATTTGCATGAATAAGACAATTTACACTTATACAATACAATTAAATGTATAGTGTCGCTAAAGAAATTTTGTATCATATTAATGGAACATTGGTTATGGATCGATTATTAGGTTACATGCTCaatctaatttaaaattattcAATTACAAAATCATTTCAAATAGAAAAATACCAGGGGCACAAAATTACATGTGTCAGATTTTTATTGGCCAAATATAAATGAACCCCCATGCATTCATACTAATAGCACCAATTAAATTATTCCATACTGCCACATCACCTCTGCCACGTAAATTTGTAACAAATTCTTGCAATTTTTTTTGTACCTCTCATATTACTATTTCAAGTATATGAAACAAATATTTGTTGAAGTCATTTCTAATTTTGAGtaaataaatcaaataattttACTATTAATTAagatatataattttaatattggTATAGTTAAAATGATATATAACATATTGTAAAAATCTAATAAAACAAAATTGTAACAAAAAaactaaattaaaaatttaaacataattaataatataacaaaaaataaatttaaatttaaggacAAAGAAAATCAGTAAAATGGCTACGAAGTTACCTTTTAATCCTTCTATATTTAAAAGTTACAAAGTTGTCATGTAACATACCAAATCGAAAAGAATAAGAGTATTATTCGGGACCTTTATTTAATTAACGTGTATCAAATTTTTAGCTTTTTTGGATTGAATTACGATGTGTTGTAGGTCGAGTATGCATTCGATGGTGGTTTGGATattataaatggtatcagagttacACCTAGACGGAATTGCAGAGGCATTGTCCGAGTTTCGTATGTATTTTTTATGTATTTGACAAGGACGTCGACCTAATAAGACGGGGTATTATTTGTAACATCTCAAATTAATAAGAATAGAAGTATTCAGAGTCTTTATAGATACAAGTAAACAACTAATATGTTATTTGCTATCTTTTTTGGACTAAACGATAATGGATTGTTGGGTATGATTTATGCATTGGATTGTAGGTATTGATGTTCTACTTCATATCTCTTTTATTTATGCACAATAAGATGAATTTGTTTTGACTAAGTACCGAACCACCGACCTCTTTTTTAGAATTTCATGTCATAACTATTATGGTAAATTTGAATTTTAAGTTTGTTTTAAAAATCTTATTAGGTCAATCATAATTTTCCTTTAACCcaatattttattttaactttgaaataaaaaaatatttatttttgttacTTATATGACTCATTTTTTGCAGGTTCTGAGATTTTATGTATAACTATGTATTTAGTTACAATCTCGGACAAACCAACCTGACTATCTTTTGGTAGATTAAATGGCTTTCAAAATTAAATACGTGGGTagattaaaaaaattgaattaaGAGGATTGGTTTGGCTTTCTATGTTTTTTCAGCCAACCCAAATCGATTTGTATTTTAAATTTTGTTCAATTATTTAGTATGTATGTATATTTTATATCTAACTATGCACTGCACActatattatacttttatttgtAGTTTTATCATTACGTTATGCTACacatattaattaaaatataatctACATTACTAAAATTATATTGTTACTCAAAACTAAATATTagaaataatattataatttaaaaaatcttttattttctATGCGTACATTGATATTTAAATTTTGTAAGCTTATTGAACTTATCAAGCTGACCCAACCCAACACAAACTGAAACATGACGAGTATGGTTGGGTTATTAGTTTATTTTTCATTGGTTGGtttgaaaattttcaaattatttcAAATATGCATGATTTTAAAAAGTAAAAACATTTTCAATCAGACCAACCCGATCTGTGGACACCTAATATATATTTACGTAATTATAAACAATCAATCACACACTAAATTTACGAAACACTTATAATTTTAACTTATAAATTTTAGGATACGTGATATCGCAGAAAGCGGGAATCGAAGTTAATCGTTGCAAACACCGTTT
This genomic interval from Apium graveolens cultivar Ventura chromosome 8, ASM990537v1, whole genome shotgun sequence contains the following:
- the LOC141679346 gene encoding protein FAR-RED ELONGATED HYPOCOTYL 3-like translates to MLLDKFKVLHKTCESFYYAYDVDPEGHLMKLFWVDATARRNYVFYEDVVSFDAIFNTNRYNMIFAPFIGVDKHDRCVTFAACLLAKEDISHYTWAFQHFLKAMKRNPVLMATDQCPVMKAVVPEVFKAANEYPATKHRLCMWHIMQKFPITPGNRLCKKTDFMEKMKKFIWSSNIEPYEFE